One Sediminibacillus dalangtanensis genomic region harbors:
- the thrB gene encoding homoserine kinase, with translation MNFAVKIPCSTSNLGAGFDSIGLALNLYLELEAKRSDVWEFIAITETLQGLPSGKDNFIYQIAEKVAKKYGVAQLPPCQVKIKSDIPLARGLGSSATATLAGIELASQLLDLQLETEDKLAIATAIEGHPDNVAPSLLGGCVIGHYQEEVNCVQLPFENVSLIAIIPEYELKTKAAREVLPQELSFQSSVHASSIANVSVAAICQQNWPLLGSLMKKDLFHQPYRKKLVPHFEQLQSNLQEKVYGLFISGAGPTVIALAEKDCPESKIAEWQNNFPTCQWIKLQVDNNGMEVRKAKTP, from the coding sequence ATGAATTTCGCTGTCAAAATTCCGTGCAGCACCTCTAATTTAGGGGCAGGCTTTGATTCGATCGGTTTGGCATTGAATTTGTATTTGGAGTTGGAGGCAAAAAGGTCGGATGTATGGGAATTTATCGCCATAACGGAGACGTTGCAGGGTCTTCCTTCAGGGAAAGACAATTTTATCTACCAGATTGCCGAAAAGGTAGCCAAGAAATATGGTGTTGCGCAATTACCTCCATGTCAAGTGAAAATTAAGAGTGATATCCCGCTTGCCAGAGGTCTTGGCAGCAGTGCGACTGCCACTCTGGCGGGGATAGAACTGGCAAGCCAGCTGCTTGATTTGCAGTTGGAAACAGAAGACAAACTGGCGATTGCTACAGCTATTGAAGGCCATCCGGATAACGTCGCCCCTTCCCTTTTGGGAGGTTGTGTGATTGGGCATTATCAAGAAGAAGTAAATTGTGTCCAGCTTCCCTTTGAAAATGTATCACTAATTGCCATCATTCCTGAATATGAACTAAAAACAAAAGCTGCGCGGGAAGTATTGCCCCAAGAGCTCTCATTTCAGTCAAGTGTCCATGCCAGCAGTATAGCAAATGTCAGTGTGGCAGCTATTTGCCAGCAAAATTGGCCGCTGCTCGGCAGCTTGATGAAGAAGGATTTATTCCATCAGCCTTACCGAAAAAAGCTTGTTCCGCATTTTGAACAACTACAATCTAACTTGCAAGAAAAGGTTTATGGCTTGTTCATAAGCGGTGCTGGCCCTACTGTGATAGCCTTGGCAGAAAAAGACTGCCCAGAATCCAAAATAGCCGAATGGCAAAACAACTTCCCAACCTGCCAATGGATAAAACTCCAAGTAGACAACAACGGCATGGAGGTAAGAAAAGCGAAAACGCCTTGA
- a CDS encoding YhcN/YlaJ family sporulation lipoprotein: MLNKQKRFPLLLVVLLMASGCATGNRGADPEVDRSLGGAETNSEQGAGNVDENDVTSKLGYVRYKKDELNSDEESRQMVSVDRNKMADTITRMILRYDGFEEAATLVTDDEVLIAYHRPENMEREKAASIAKKTAMSLMPRYYDIVVSDKDVSFQEIQSLKNSSTLDDDYENTLRSIMESMKEAPQGEGWPEADVKDRDDNAMTE; encoded by the coding sequence ATGTTGAATAAACAAAAAAGATTCCCATTGCTGTTGGTTGTCCTCCTCATGGCTTCCGGGTGTGCCACTGGAAACAGGGGGGCTGATCCAGAAGTGGACCGTTCCTTGGGTGGTGCGGAAACCAACAGTGAACAGGGAGCCGGCAATGTAGATGAAAATGACGTCACCTCGAAGCTAGGCTATGTGCGATATAAAAAAGATGAACTGAACAGTGACGAAGAAAGCAGACAAATGGTCAGCGTTGATCGAAATAAAATGGCCGATACCATTACCAGGATGATTCTTCGCTATGACGGTTTTGAAGAAGCCGCTACGCTTGTAACCGACGATGAAGTGCTGATTGCTTATCACAGACCGGAAAACATGGAACGGGAAAAAGCAGCATCCATAGCCAAAAAAACAGCCATGTCGTTAATGCCTAGATACTACGATATCGTTGTCTCTGACAAGGATGTATCCTTCCAAGAGATCCAAAGCCTGAAGAATTCGTCAACGCTCGATGACGACTACGAAAATACACTCCGCAGTATCATGGAAAGCATGAAGGAAGCACCACAAGGTGAAGGCTGGCCTGAAGCCGATGTAAAAGACCGCGATGATAATGCCATGACAGAATAA
- a CDS encoding DUF86 domain-containing protein yields the protein MYFVDRSIIERHLLYMDGLMNEFDQHSYDSFLEKLSLERMTHMVIESMLDVGNMVIDGFIMRDPGSFSDIIDILVDETVLPAEEADGYKQVIELRKMLVKDYLNIDHEEILRVMKTNYASIEMFSSRINDFLDNETGVANTFSGN from the coding sequence TTGTATTTCGTAGATAGAAGTATTATTGAACGTCATTTATTATATATGGATGGTTTGATGAATGAATTTGATCAACATTCTTACGATTCTTTTTTGGAAAAACTCAGTCTTGAAAGAATGACACACATGGTAATTGAATCGATGCTCGATGTTGGTAACATGGTCATTGATGGATTTATTATGCGGGATCCAGGTAGTTTTTCCGATATCATCGATATCCTGGTGGATGAAACAGTTCTGCCTGCAGAGGAAGCAGATGGCTATAAGCAAGTGATTGAATTGAGAAAAATGCTGGTAAAGGATTACTTGAACATCGACCATGAGGAGATTTTACGGGTTATGAAAACGAATTATGCTTCGATTGAGATGTTCAGTTCCAGAATCAATGATTTTCTTGATAATGAAACGGGTGTGGCCAATACATTTTCTGGTAATTAA
- a CDS encoding MetS family NSS transporter small subunit, with translation MSGGAITMAIIGAVVIWGGLISSILYARKVAKAK, from the coding sequence ATGTCAGGAGGAGCTATAACAATGGCGATTATTGGTGCTGTCGTTATCTGGGGCGGATTGATATCCAGTATACTTTATGCAAGGAAAGTAGCGAAAGCGAAATAA
- a CDS encoding phosphatidylglycerophosphatase A family protein — protein MENNTKKSALEQKARSWLVERGVTMDDIADLVYYLQNKYHENLTLEQCKHHVDRVLSKREIQNAILTGIQLDVLAEQKKLEEPLQHTIEIDESLYGVDEIIAFSIVNVYGSIGFTNYGYIDKQKPGILKKLNDKSTGECHTFLDDIVGAIAAAASSRLAHSANDEKDID, from the coding sequence ATGGAGAATAATACAAAAAAATCTGCATTAGAACAAAAGGCAAGGTCGTGGCTCGTTGAACGTGGGGTAACCATGGATGACATTGCCGATCTTGTTTATTACTTACAAAATAAATACCATGAGAATCTTACATTGGAGCAATGTAAACATCATGTAGACCGTGTGCTGAGCAAACGGGAGATTCAAAATGCCATCCTGACAGGCATACAACTGGATGTCCTTGCCGAGCAGAAGAAATTGGAGGAACCGCTTCAGCATACAATCGAAATCGACGAAAGCTTGTATGGAGTGGATGAAATCATCGCTTTTTCCATTGTCAATGTGTATGGCTCCATCGGTTTTACGAACTATGGTTATATTGACAAACAAAAGCCAGGTATTTTAAAAAAATTGAATGATAAATCCACCGGCGAATGTCATACATTCCTGGATGACATCGTTGGCGCCATTGCTGCCGCTGCTTCAAGCAGGCTGGCGCATAGCGCGAATGATGAAAAAGATATCGATTAA
- a CDS encoding TIGR01457 family HAD-type hydrolase, which yields MKNYQAYLVDLDGTMYKGKECIEDAPDFIEKLKKKTLPHLFLTNNSSLTQQQIADKLNGMGIAAEEREVFTSSMATAAYIRQENPEATVFAIGEEGLMVALEQEGFTLSDENADYVVIGIDRHINYEKLAKACLNVRNGAQFISTNGDIAIPTERGLVPGNGAITAVVSTSTGKLPLVIGKPESGIMDQALKELGASRDETLMVGDNYDTDILAGMNAGLDTLMVFTGLTTEEQLKDYAEQPTYTVHTLKDWMDKL from the coding sequence ATGAAAAACTATCAGGCTTATTTGGTTGATTTGGACGGCACCATGTACAAAGGGAAGGAGTGCATTGAAGATGCTCCGGATTTTATTGAAAAGTTAAAGAAAAAAACTCTTCCACATTTATTTTTGACGAATAATTCTTCCTTGACCCAGCAGCAGATAGCAGACAAATTGAATGGTATGGGAATAGCTGCCGAAGAGAGGGAAGTTTTTACATCGAGCATGGCAACTGCTGCCTATATCCGGCAGGAGAATCCTGAGGCCACCGTTTTTGCGATTGGAGAAGAGGGCTTGATGGTGGCACTAGAGCAGGAAGGATTCACACTTTCCGATGAAAATGCTGATTACGTGGTTATCGGCATCGACCGGCATATCAATTATGAAAAACTGGCAAAAGCTTGCTTGAATGTTCGCAATGGTGCACAGTTCATTTCTACCAACGGGGACATAGCCATTCCGACAGAGCGTGGCCTTGTACCCGGAAATGGAGCGATTACCGCCGTTGTCTCCACCAGTACCGGGAAACTGCCGCTTGTCATTGGAAAGCCCGAGAGCGGAATCATGGACCAGGCATTAAAAGAGCTGGGCGCTTCTCGTGATGAGACGTTGATGGTTGGAGACAATTATGACACGGACATTTTGGCAGGAATGAATGCAGGCCTTGACACGTTAATGGTTTTCACCGGGTTGACGACCGAGGAACAATTGAAGGATTATGCGGAACAACCGACTTATACGGTGCACACGTTAAAAGATTGGATGGACAAGCTGTGA
- a CDS encoding 2-hydroxyacid dehydrogenase, with protein MVKPYLYVTRKLPEEIIRPFRRQFDIQMWLYEEKPINREALERETKHADAILTMLSDQIDRSLLEQAENLKIIANLAVGYDNIDLSAAKDRGITVSNTPDVLTETTADLTFALLMATARRIVEAARFIEQGSWNNWAPFLMAGKDVHHKTLGIVGMGRIGEALARRARGFSMDVLYHNRSRHLQAEESLGVHYAEFESLLEQADYVVCLAPLTEETKHMFDKEAFSRMKKSAFFINASRGKNVDEKALYHALINEEIAGAGLDVFEDEPIDSSHPLLALQQVTCLPHIGSATIETRNRMIELCLENIALVLSGKKAKTLVI; from the coding sequence ATGGTAAAACCGTATCTTTATGTGACCCGGAAACTTCCGGAAGAAATAATCAGACCGTTCCGGCGTCAATTTGATATCCAAATGTGGCTGTATGAGGAGAAACCGATCAATCGAGAGGCATTGGAAAGGGAAACGAAACATGCTGATGCCATACTCACCATGCTTTCCGATCAAATCGACCGTTCACTGCTTGAGCAGGCTGAGAACTTGAAAATTATCGCAAATCTCGCTGTCGGTTACGACAATATCGATCTTTCTGCTGCCAAAGATAGGGGAATCACAGTCAGTAATACCCCGGATGTATTGACGGAGACGACAGCAGATTTAACCTTCGCCTTGCTGATGGCAACTGCACGAAGAATTGTGGAAGCTGCTCGCTTCATTGAGCAGGGGTCATGGAATAATTGGGCACCTTTCTTAATGGCTGGGAAAGATGTACACCATAAAACTTTGGGAATAGTCGGCATGGGAAGAATCGGAGAAGCGTTGGCCCGGAGAGCCCGGGGTTTTTCTATGGATGTCCTCTACCATAATCGCAGTCGGCACTTACAGGCAGAAGAATCTCTTGGGGTCCATTATGCTGAGTTTGAATCCCTTTTAGAGCAGGCAGATTATGTGGTGTGTTTGGCACCTTTAACAGAAGAGACCAAGCATATGTTTGACAAGGAGGCATTTTCCAGAATGAAAAAGAGTGCGTTCTTTATCAATGCTTCCCGCGGAAAAAATGTCGATGAAAAAGCATTATATCACGCATTGATCAACGAAGAAATAGCTGGGGCTGGCCTGGATGTTTTTGAAGACGAACCGATTGATTCCAGCCATCCTTTGTTGGCATTGCAGCAGGTAACTTGTCTCCCACATATTGGTTCGGCAACGATCGAAACCAGAAACAGAATGATCGAGCTTTGCTTGGAAAATATCGCATTGGTACTAAGTGGAAAGAAAGCGAAAACATTGGTGATCTGA
- a CDS encoding YuzD family protein, with protein MSDQSVKLTVYGANQICASCVNAPGSRETYEWLQAAIARKYQDASIEYEYIDIFQPSDKEEQEAFSKRVRDEEFFYPVVLINGEVVDEGNPRLKKVFQVLEANGIQ; from the coding sequence TTGAGTGATCAATCTGTTAAGTTAACCGTGTATGGAGCGAATCAGATTTGCGCCAGCTGTGTTAACGCACCAGGTTCAAGAGAAACTTACGAATGGTTGCAAGCAGCCATTGCGCGGAAATACCAGGATGCTTCCATTGAATACGAATATATAGACATTTTCCAGCCTTCTGACAAGGAAGAGCAGGAGGCATTTTCCAAGCGGGTACGAGACGAAGAATTTTTTTACCCTGTTGTGCTGATAAACGGGGAAGTGGTGGATGAAGGAAATCCCCGTTTGAAAAAAGTATTTCAGGTTCTGGAGGCAAACGGAATTCAGTGA
- the thrC gene encoding threonine synthase — protein sequence MAWQGLLKQYKDYLPVSTNTPKVSLQEGNTPLIKLEKLSEKLSIQVFAKVEGANPTGSFKDRGMVLAIAKAMEEGANAVICASTGNTSASAAAFAARAGLKCIVVIPEGKIAQGKLAQAVMYGAEVFSIEGNFDDALQAVRQISKEQNVTLVNSVNPYRIEGQKTAAFEVCEALGKAPDYLFIPVGNAGNITAYWKGFKEYNERHQSGLPKMMGYEASGAAAIVHDRVFEKPETVGTAIRIGNPASWKGAVQARDESNGAIDEVTDEEMIAAYQWLAANEGIFAEPASCASVAGLFKADRQNQLEKGSTIVTVLTGNGLKDPNTAIDYSTIKPKVLPNDQEKIAEEIRGRVLV from the coding sequence ATGGCTTGGCAGGGATTGTTAAAGCAATACAAGGATTATTTGCCGGTAAGTACAAACACACCCAAAGTGAGCCTGCAGGAGGGGAATACACCGCTGATCAAGCTGGAAAAATTATCGGAAAAGCTTTCTATTCAAGTGTTTGCCAAAGTGGAAGGAGCGAATCCTACCGGTTCCTTTAAGGATCGGGGAATGGTGTTGGCTATAGCAAAAGCAATGGAAGAAGGGGCGAATGCGGTCATTTGCGCATCGACCGGAAATACAAGCGCTTCGGCTGCAGCTTTTGCCGCGAGAGCTGGCTTAAAATGTATTGTCGTAATCCCGGAGGGGAAAATCGCACAGGGCAAGCTTGCACAGGCTGTCATGTATGGAGCGGAAGTATTTTCAATTGAAGGAAATTTTGATGATGCACTGCAAGCGGTCAGGCAAATAAGCAAAGAACAAAATGTCACGCTGGTGAATTCGGTCAACCCTTATCGGATAGAAGGGCAGAAAACTGCAGCCTTTGAAGTGTGTGAAGCCCTTGGTAAAGCTCCAGATTACTTATTTATTCCAGTAGGAAATGCAGGAAATATCACGGCTTACTGGAAAGGGTTCAAAGAATATAACGAAAGACATCAATCCGGTCTTCCAAAAATGATGGGGTATGAGGCAAGTGGAGCAGCAGCTATCGTCCATGATCGTGTATTCGAGAAGCCGGAAACTGTAGGAACCGCAATCAGAATCGGTAATCCTGCAAGTTGGAAAGGGGCTGTCCAAGCACGTGATGAGTCCAATGGCGCAATTGATGAAGTAACAGACGAAGAAATGATTGCCGCTTATCAATGGCTTGCAGCCAATGAAGGGATTTTTGCTGAGCCTGCATCCTGTGCTTCGGTGGCCGGCTTGTTCAAAGCCGACAGGCAAAACCAGCTGGAAAAGGGGTCGACTATTGTTACGGTTTTGACTGGAAATGGCTTGAAAGATCCAAATACCGCGATTGATTATAGCACCATCAAACCAAAAGTGCTGCCAAATGATCAGGAAAAAATCGCCGAGGAAATCAGAGGCCGTGTCCTCGTATGA
- a CDS encoding NifU family protein, whose translation MQEQVQEVLNKLRPFLLRDGGDVELVDVDEGIVRLRLMGACGNCPSSTITLKAGIERALMAEVPGVTEIEQVF comes from the coding sequence ATGCAAGAACAAGTACAAGAAGTTTTGAACAAATTACGTCCATTTTTATTGCGTGATGGCGGGGATGTTGAATTGGTAGATGTAGATGAAGGCATTGTACGTCTTCGCCTAATGGGAGCATGCGGAAATTGTCCAAGTTCGACAATTACGCTTAAAGCAGGAATCGAACGGGCTCTCATGGCCGAAGTACCAGGTGTAACAGAAATCGAACAAGTATTTTAA
- a CDS encoding sodium-dependent transporter, whose product MENRSQWGTRLGFLLAAMGSAIGLGNIWRFPYTAYENGGGAFFLPYLFALLTAGIPLLILEYTIGHKFRGSAPRSYRKISKGMEWIGWWQVVVSFVISTYYPVIIAWAIMYAYFSFGQQWGGDATGFFVGDYLQLGDPGSFGAMVPSVLLPLIAVWVVALFFLGRGVKKGIEVANKIFIPTLAVIFLIIVIRAVTLEGAMQGLDAFFKPNWSAIADGQVWVAAYGQIFFSLSIAFAIMITYASYLPKKSDITNNAFITGFANSSFELLAGIGVFAALGFMAVQSGQEVSDVATGGVGLAFMVFPEIISQMPGAGFFGFLFFASLVLAGLSSLISISETYIAGIQEKFNVSRGKAVLFGGGLAAILSLAFATQNGLNLLDTVDHFINNYGVALAGLFEVVAIAWFAKSLKDFQNHANSVSDIPLGAWWRVCLGIITPAVLGWMMLQNLKTEVTEAYEGYPIDFLFNYGWVVAIGAMFAGALLSLKKWPDRAVETSSSESEDKEVAQ is encoded by the coding sequence ATGGAGAATCGGTCACAATGGGGAACACGGTTAGGTTTCCTGCTGGCAGCCATGGGATCGGCTATTGGATTGGGGAATATTTGGCGATTTCCTTATACAGCGTATGAAAACGGAGGGGGCGCTTTTTTCCTTCCATATTTATTTGCACTGTTGACGGCCGGAATTCCACTTTTAATTTTGGAATACACCATTGGCCATAAGTTCCGGGGCTCTGCACCGCGCTCCTATAGGAAAATCAGTAAAGGCATGGAATGGATTGGCTGGTGGCAGGTAGTTGTTTCGTTTGTCATTTCTACTTATTATCCGGTTATCATTGCTTGGGCAATTATGTATGCTTATTTTTCTTTCGGACAACAATGGGGTGGAGATGCTACAGGATTTTTTGTTGGAGATTATTTGCAGCTAGGTGATCCGGGCAGTTTCGGTGCCATGGTACCGAGCGTATTATTGCCGTTAATCGCTGTGTGGGTTGTTGCTTTATTTTTCCTAGGCAGAGGGGTTAAAAAAGGTATAGAGGTGGCCAATAAAATCTTCATTCCGACATTGGCTGTTATCTTTTTGATCATCGTTATCAGAGCAGTGACTTTGGAAGGTGCGATGCAAGGACTGGATGCTTTCTTCAAACCAAATTGGTCGGCAATTGCCGATGGCCAGGTATGGGTTGCAGCCTATGGCCAAATTTTCTTTAGTTTGTCCATCGCGTTTGCAATCATGATCACATATGCTTCTTATTTACCGAAAAAGTCCGACATCACCAACAATGCGTTTATTACCGGTTTCGCCAACTCGTCTTTTGAATTATTGGCTGGTATCGGAGTATTTGCCGCATTAGGCTTTATGGCTGTCCAATCCGGACAGGAAGTTTCGGATGTAGCAACCGGAGGGGTTGGTCTTGCTTTTATGGTGTTTCCGGAAATCATCAGCCAAATGCCTGGAGCAGGATTTTTTGGATTTTTGTTCTTCGCGTCTCTTGTACTGGCGGGCCTATCTTCCTTGATTTCCATTTCGGAAACGTATATCGCTGGTATCCAGGAGAAATTCAATGTATCACGAGGCAAAGCCGTTTTATTTGGCGGAGGCCTTGCAGCGATTCTTTCGCTTGCCTTTGCGACGCAGAACGGATTGAATTTGCTTGATACCGTCGACCATTTCATCAATAACTATGGAGTAGCCCTTGCTGGTTTGTTCGAGGTAGTGGCCATTGCCTGGTTCGCAAAATCATTGAAAGATTTTCAAAACCATGCCAATTCTGTTTCCGATATCCCACTAGGGGCTTGGTGGAGAGTATGTCTCGGGATTATCACACCTGCCGTTTTAGGCTGGATGATGCTGCAGAATTTAAAAACAGAAGTTACAGAAGCTTATGAAGGATATCCGATTGATTTCTTGTTTAATTATGGATGGGTAGTAGCTATTGGTGCCATGTTTGCCGGTGCCTTGCTAAGCTTGAAGAAATGGCCCGATCGAGCAGTAGAAACCTCATCAAGTGAATCGGAAGACAAGGAGGTGGCTCAATAA
- a CDS encoding YutD family protein: protein MIEIEGKNYEIIENVKDGFQEEAVKQRFSDILSKYDFIVGDWGYEQLRLKGFYDNQNPKAGFDSKISTLDDYLYEYCNFGCAYFVMRRIDQ, encoded by the coding sequence ATGATCGAAATCGAGGGCAAAAATTACGAAATAATAGAGAATGTGAAGGATGGCTTCCAGGAAGAAGCGGTAAAACAGCGTTTCAGTGATATTTTAAGCAAATATGACTTTATTGTCGGCGATTGGGGCTATGAACAGCTCCGGTTAAAAGGATTTTATGATAATCAAAATCCCAAAGCGGGTTTTGATTCAAAAATAAGTACGCTTGATGATTATTTATATGAGTATTGCAATTTTGGCTGTGCCTATTTTGTCATGAGGCGGATTGACCAGTAG
- a CDS encoding M23 family metallopeptidase, producing MKSKIICFAALSLFFLFFSASVTAEENAPDEKQAKTALFKKTQAITHIPWYYFAAIDQYEHNIQKEEDNTEQLISIDIPNELWFGVSNPGLTSEEMIIVSNGWGRDGDGDGLAEKNNDEDVLYSMAHWINQYGNNKEDIKIALWNYYQRELTVQTIMSIAKIYEKFGTIALDKTDFPLPLQANYSYRNTWGDARGFGGRRIHEGTDIFAGYGVPVKATTYGVVEMKGWNKYGGWRIGIRDIHNHYHYFAHLNGYEKGINVGDVVKPGTVIGSVGATGYGPPGTSGKFPPHLHYGMYKDNGYSEWSFDPYPHLKKWERNARN from the coding sequence TTGAAATCAAAAATCATTTGCTTTGCCGCACTGTCTCTTTTCTTTTTGTTCTTCTCCGCCTCTGTAACAGCTGAAGAAAACGCACCAGATGAAAAACAGGCAAAAACGGCGCTTTTCAAAAAGACACAGGCCATTACACACATCCCTTGGTATTACTTTGCTGCAATTGATCAATATGAGCATAATATTCAAAAAGAAGAAGATAACACGGAACAACTCATTTCGATCGACATCCCGAACGAACTTTGGTTCGGAGTCAGCAATCCTGGCTTGACTTCAGAAGAGATGATCATCGTATCCAACGGTTGGGGACGCGATGGGGATGGGGATGGATTGGCCGAAAAAAACAATGATGAAGATGTTTTGTATTCAATGGCCCATTGGATTAATCAATATGGAAACAATAAAGAGGATATTAAAATTGCCCTATGGAATTATTACCAACGGGAATTGACTGTTCAGACAATCATGAGCATAGCGAAGATATACGAAAAATTCGGCACCATCGCCTTGGATAAAACTGATTTCCCCCTCCCCTTACAGGCCAACTATAGCTACCGAAATACATGGGGAGACGCCCGCGGTTTCGGCGGCAGGAGAATTCATGAAGGAACCGACATATTTGCAGGCTACGGAGTGCCGGTAAAAGCAACCACCTATGGGGTTGTAGAAATGAAAGGCTGGAATAAATACGGAGGCTGGCGGATCGGAATCCGGGACATCCATAACCATTACCACTATTTCGCTCACCTGAACGGTTATGAAAAAGGAATAAATGTTGGTGATGTTGTAAAACCAGGAACCGTCATCGGCTCAGTGGGAGCAACGGGATATGGACCACCCGGTACTTCCGGAAAATTCCCTCCACACCTTCATTACGGAATGTACAAAGACAATGGTTATAGTGAATGGTCTTTCGATCCCTATCCCCATTTAAAAAAATGGGAACGAAACGCCCGAAATTAA
- a CDS encoding DUF3055 domain-containing protein yields MAEERMIIKDEIQEVKTRFISFKSNHQRFDLALVHSDQYQGKTMVIDLGGNRFTIMDKEDAAKEGNLEHEFHLTEVRAEELRKFLVEVLD; encoded by the coding sequence TTGGCGGAAGAACGAATGATTATTAAAGATGAAATCCAGGAAGTAAAAACTCGTTTTATCAGTTTTAAATCAAACCACCAGCGGTTCGATCTAGCGCTTGTTCATTCTGATCAGTATCAGGGAAAAACAATGGTAATCGATTTAGGTGGAAACCGCTTTACTATCATGGATAAAGAAGACGCAGCCAAAGAAGGAAACCTTGAGCATGAGTTTCACCTCACAGAAGTCCGAGCAGAGGAACTGAGAAAATTTTTAGTCGAAGTGCTTGATTGA
- a CDS encoding homoserine dehydrogenase has protein sequence MKRKITIGLFGLGTVGTGVIKILQNHQEEIKYKLGCELEVKKILVHTLEKARDIEVNADVLTTEPDDLIRDQEINIIIEVMGGIDSTYDLLEKALHHKKHIITANKDLMAVYGQKLHKIAKANDCDIFYEASVAGGIPILRSLTDGLASDRIQKMMGIVNGTTNYILTKMTDEQRTFTDVLQEAQELGYAESDPAADVGGLDAARKMTLLANLAFKMDIHLEDVAVAGITSISQEDIVFAKRLGYVVKLIGIASMEEGKVEISVEPTLLPQDHPLALVKNEYNAVYVHGEAVGETMFYGPGAGSMPTATSVVSDLMEAVKNIRLGISGNSYITPQFRTKLKNDSEKHSRYFVRLEADDQAGTFQALTNVFTDQNISFAKILQLPGSADNTAEIVMVTHHTSKQQLMNSIDSLNSLEVVKRIISYYRVDGEE, from the coding sequence ATGAAGAGGAAAATCACCATTGGTCTTTTCGGCCTCGGCACAGTCGGCACAGGGGTCATCAAAATTCTGCAGAACCATCAGGAAGAAATTAAGTATAAGCTCGGTTGTGAACTGGAAGTTAAAAAAATTCTAGTACATACGCTTGAAAAGGCGAGAGATATCGAAGTGAATGCTGATGTTTTAACGACAGAACCAGACGATTTGATCCGTGACCAGGAAATCAATATTATTATTGAGGTCATGGGAGGAATTGATTCGACTTACGATCTGCTTGAAAAGGCATTGCATCATAAAAAGCATATTATTACAGCCAACAAAGACTTGATGGCTGTTTATGGCCAAAAACTCCATAAAATAGCGAAAGCAAATGATTGTGATATTTTCTATGAGGCAAGCGTGGCAGGAGGCATTCCGATTCTTCGTTCGTTGACAGACGGACTCGCTTCTGATCGGATTCAAAAAATGATGGGAATCGTCAATGGCACTACCAATTATATTTTAACCAAGATGACCGACGAACAGCGGACATTTACCGATGTCCTCCAAGAAGCGCAGGAACTTGGATATGCTGAATCCGATCCTGCAGCGGACGTAGGGGGGCTGGATGCCGCACGTAAAATGACACTCTTGGCGAATTTGGCTTTTAAGATGGACATTCATTTAGAAGATGTCGCTGTAGCTGGAATTACTTCCATTTCTCAAGAAGATATCGTGTTTGCCAAACGACTGGGCTATGTTGTGAAGCTTATCGGGATTGCTTCTATGGAGGAAGGGAAGGTAGAAATAAGTGTCGAACCGACATTGTTGCCGCAGGACCATCCATTGGCACTGGTAAAGAATGAATACAATGCGGTTTATGTACATGGAGAAGCAGTCGGAGAAACCATGTTTTATGGTCCAGGTGCGGGCAGTATGCCGACTGCTACATCCGTGGTTTCCGATTTAATGGAGGCTGTAAAAAATATTCGGCTTGGCATTAGTGGCAATTCCTATATTACACCACAATTCAGAACGAAGTTGAAGAACGATTCCGAAAAACATTCCCGCTATTTTGTGAGGCTGGAGGCAGATGATCAGGCAGGGACATTCCAGGCATTGACCAATGTATTTACTGATCAGAATATTAGTTTTGCCAAAATACTACAGCTTCCAGGGAGTGCTGATAACACCGCAGAAATTGTGATGGTCACCCATCATACAAGCAAGCAACAATTGATGAACAGTATAGACAGCCTGAACAGTCTGGAAGTTGTTAAACGGATTATTAGTTATTATCGAGTAGATGGGGAGGAATGA